One Paraburkholderia aromaticivorans genomic region harbors:
- a CDS encoding YchJ family protein, producing MNKQLFSMQRPSDCPCGGAAPDQRSGAKAPRFAQCCGRYIDGGEAAPRALELMRSRYSAYVVGATDYLRTTWTPQTCPADLDVDITAPDAPRWLGLQIKAFAETDADHATVEFVARYKVGGRANRLHELSRFVRADDGRWRYVDGDVRE from the coding sequence ATGAATAAGCAACTGTTCTCAATGCAACGACCGTCCGACTGTCCCTGCGGCGGCGCCGCGCCCGATCAGCGCAGCGGTGCCAAGGCGCCGCGCTTCGCGCAGTGCTGCGGCCGCTATATCGACGGCGGCGAAGCAGCGCCACGGGCGCTTGAATTGATGCGTTCGCGCTATAGCGCGTATGTTGTGGGTGCAACGGACTACCTGCGAACGACGTGGACACCGCAAACCTGCCCCGCCGATCTCGACGTGGACATCACCGCACCCGACGCGCCGCGTTGGCTCGGACTGCAAATCAAGGCATTCGCTGAAACCGACGCCGATCACGCGACGGTCGAATTCGTCGCACGTTATAAGGTGGGCGGGCGAGCGAATCGGCTTCACGAGCTGAGCCGCTTCGTTCGCGCCGATGACGGCCGCTGGCGCTACGTCGACGGCGACGTCCGCGAATAA
- a CDS encoding MerR family transcriptional regulator, whose protein sequence is MNTQYTITELAREFDVTPRAIRFYEDQGLLSPSREGSSGLRRVYSGRDRTRLKLTLRGKRLGFTLSEIRDLLDVYESPTDTVPQLHAFLATVARHREVLERQLEDLNATLEDLAQYETQARALLESGAREAKPA, encoded by the coding sequence ATGAACACGCAATACACGATCACCGAGCTCGCGCGGGAATTCGACGTCACGCCGCGCGCCATCCGCTTCTATGAAGACCAGGGTTTACTCTCGCCGAGCCGCGAGGGATCGAGCGGCTTGCGGCGCGTCTATTCGGGCCGCGACCGAACGCGCCTGAAGCTCACGTTGCGCGGCAAACGGCTCGGCTTCACGCTGTCGGAGATTCGCGACCTGCTGGACGTGTACGAGTCGCCGACCGACACGGTGCCGCAATTGCACGCATTCCTCGCCACGGTGGCGCGTCATCGCGAAGTGCTCGAACGTCAACTGGAAGACCTGAACGCGACGCTCGAAGACCTCGCGCAATACGAAACCCAGGCGCGCGCGCTGCTGGAAAGCGGCGCGCGCGAAGCCAAGCCGGCCTGA
- a CDS encoding acetyl-CoA C-acetyltransferase, with the protein MSETKIDPIVIVGVARTPMAAFQGDFAALTAPQLGSAAIQAAVQRAGLKPEQIDEVVMGCVLPAGLGQAPARQAALGAGLPLATGSTTVNKMCGSGMRAAMFAHDMLAAGSVDVIVAGGMESMTNAPYLLPKARSGMRMGHSQVIDHMFYDGLEDAYEKGRLMGTFAEECAASFDFTREAQDAFAVESLNRAKRANEDGSFAWEIAPVKVESRKGDVTIDRDEQPFKANLEKIPTLKPAFSKTGTVTAANSSSISDGAAALVMMRESTAKRLGVEPIARVVGHSTFAQEPAKFTTAPVGAIRKLFEKNGWRADEVDLYEVNEAFAVVTMAAMKEHHLPHEKVNVNGGACALGHPIGASGARILVTLIGALKKRGLKRGVATLCIGGGEATAMGIELV; encoded by the coding sequence ATGAGTGAGACAAAGATTGATCCGATCGTCATCGTGGGCGTGGCCCGCACGCCGATGGCGGCATTTCAAGGCGACTTCGCCGCGCTGACGGCGCCGCAATTGGGCTCCGCGGCGATCCAGGCGGCCGTGCAGCGCGCGGGTCTGAAACCCGAACAGATCGACGAAGTGGTGATGGGCTGCGTATTGCCCGCCGGTCTCGGTCAGGCACCGGCGCGTCAGGCCGCGCTCGGCGCCGGCTTACCGCTCGCCACCGGCAGCACCACGGTGAACAAGATGTGCGGCTCCGGCATGCGCGCGGCGATGTTCGCGCACGACATGCTCGCGGCGGGCTCCGTCGACGTGATCGTCGCGGGCGGCATGGAAAGCATGACGAACGCGCCGTACCTGCTGCCCAAAGCGCGGAGCGGCATGCGCATGGGCCACAGTCAGGTGATCGACCACATGTTCTACGACGGCCTCGAAGACGCCTACGAAAAAGGCCGTCTGATGGGCACCTTCGCTGAAGAATGCGCGGCCTCGTTCGACTTCACGCGCGAGGCGCAGGACGCGTTCGCCGTCGAGTCGCTCAACCGTGCGAAGCGCGCCAACGAAGACGGTTCGTTCGCCTGGGAAATCGCTCCGGTGAAGGTGGAGAGCCGCAAGGGCGATGTCACCATCGATCGCGATGAGCAGCCGTTCAAAGCGAACCTCGAAAAAATTCCGACGCTCAAACCCGCGTTCAGCAAAACCGGCACGGTGACGGCAGCGAACTCGTCGTCGATTTCCGATGGCGCGGCCGCGCTCGTCATGATGCGCGAGTCGACGGCAAAGCGTCTGGGCGTCGAACCGATTGCCCGCGTGGTCGGCCACTCGACCTTCGCGCAGGAACCGGCGAAGTTCACCACCGCGCCGGTCGGCGCGATTCGCAAGCTGTTCGAGAAGAACGGCTGGCGCGCGGACGAAGTCGATCTGTATGAGGTCAACGAAGCATTCGCCGTCGTGACGATGGCGGCCATGAAGGAACACCATCTGCCGCACGAGAAGGTCAACGTGAACGGCGGCGCCTGTGCGCTCGGCCATCCGATCGGCGCGTCGGGCGCGCGGATTCTTGTCACGCTGATCGGCGCACTGAAGAAGCGGGGGCTGAAGCGCGGCGTCGCGACGCTGTGCATCGGCGGCGGCGAAGCGACGGCGATGGGTATCGAACTGGTTTAA
- the aceK gene encoding bifunctional isocitrate dehydrogenase kinase/phosphatase, with the protein MNHFPKLLSSQIGFDLAQTMLEGFDRHYRVFRDAAIHAKTLFEKADWHGLQKLARDRITSYDERVDECVELLEDEYDAEKIDSEVWQQIKLHYIGLLTTHRQPECAETFFNSVCCKILHRSYFNNDFIFVRPAISTEYIENDEPAAKPTYRAYYPGKDGLAATLERIVTNFQLEASFEDLTRDVGCVMQTIHDAFGVFDEAPNFQIHVLSSLFYRNKSAYIVGRIINGDLLLPFAVPLRHVKPGVLALDTVLLKREQLLIIFSFSHSYFLVDMEVPSAYVEFLGTIMQGKPKAEIYTSVGLQKQGKNLFYRDLLHHLSHSSDQFIIAPGIKGLVMLVFTLPSFPYVFKLIKDNFPPPKETTRAQIQGKYQLVKRHDRLGRMADTLEYSSVALPVSRLNEALMRELEKEVPSLLEYDGDNLVIRHMYIERRMVPLNLFLQNGNDEDVEHGIKEYGNAVKELMQANIFPGDMLYKNFGVTRHGRVVFYDYDEIEYLTDCNVRAVPAPRNEEDEMSGEPWYSVGPHDIFPETYGTFLLGDPRVRRSFMQHHADFFDPALWQRHKDHLLKGELPDFFPYDDSARFCMRYPERFADAAGRASPAPDAPADARSVRAA; encoded by the coding sequence ATGAATCACTTCCCCAAACTGCTGTCGTCGCAGATCGGCTTTGACCTTGCGCAGACCATGCTCGAAGGATTCGACCGGCATTACCGGGTCTTTCGCGACGCCGCGATCCACGCCAAGACGCTCTTTGAGAAAGCGGACTGGCACGGTCTGCAGAAGCTCGCGCGCGATCGCATTACTTCATACGACGAGCGCGTCGACGAATGCGTCGAACTGCTCGAAGACGAATACGACGCGGAAAAAATCGACAGCGAAGTGTGGCAGCAGATCAAGCTGCATTACATTGGCCTGTTGACCACGCACCGCCAGCCGGAGTGCGCGGAAACGTTTTTCAATTCGGTGTGCTGCAAGATCCTGCACCGCTCGTACTTCAACAACGACTTCATTTTCGTGCGCCCGGCCATCTCGACCGAATACATCGAGAACGACGAGCCGGCCGCGAAGCCGACTTACCGTGCGTACTATCCTGGCAAAGACGGACTCGCGGCGACGCTCGAACGCATCGTCACCAACTTCCAGTTGGAGGCGTCGTTCGAAGACCTGACGCGCGACGTCGGCTGCGTGATGCAGACGATCCACGACGCGTTCGGCGTGTTCGACGAAGCGCCCAACTTCCAGATTCACGTGCTCTCGTCGTTGTTCTACCGGAACAAGTCGGCGTATATCGTCGGACGGATCATCAACGGCGATTTGCTGCTGCCGTTCGCCGTGCCACTGCGTCACGTGAAGCCGGGCGTGCTCGCGCTCGACACCGTGCTGCTCAAGCGTGAACAGTTGCTGATCATTTTCAGCTTTTCGCATTCGTACTTCCTGGTGGATATGGAAGTGCCGTCCGCTTACGTCGAATTTCTCGGCACCATCATGCAGGGCAAACCGAAGGCGGAAATCTATACGTCGGTGGGTTTGCAGAAGCAGGGTAAGAATCTGTTCTATCGCGACCTGCTGCACCACCTCTCGCATTCGAGCGATCAGTTCATCATCGCGCCCGGCATCAAGGGGCTCGTGATGCTGGTATTCACGTTGCCGTCGTTTCCGTACGTGTTCAAGCTGATCAAGGACAACTTCCCGCCGCCGAAAGAAACCACGCGTGCGCAGATCCAGGGCAAGTATCAGCTCGTCAAACGACACGACCGTCTGGGCCGCATGGCCGACACGCTCGAATATTCGAGCGTCGCGCTGCCCGTCTCGCGGCTCAACGAAGCGCTGATGCGTGAACTCGAAAAGGAAGTGCCTTCGCTGCTCGAATACGATGGCGACAACCTCGTGATTCGACACATGTATATCGAGCGCCGCATGGTGCCGCTCAATCTGTTTCTGCAGAACGGCAACGACGAGGACGTCGAGCACGGCATCAAGGAATACGGCAATGCGGTGAAGGAACTGATGCAGGCGAACATCTTTCCAGGCGACATGCTTTACAAGAACTTCGGCGTGACGCGTCACGGCCGCGTCGTGTTCTACGACTACGACGAAATCGAATATCTGACCGACTGCAACGTGCGCGCGGTGCCGGCGCCACGTAACGAGGAGGACGAAATGTCGGGCGAGCCGTGGTACTCGGTCGGCCCGCACGACATCTTCCCGGAAACGTACGGCACATTTCTGCTCGGCGATCCACGCGTGCGCCGTTCCTTCATGCAGCATCACGCGGACTTCTTCGATCCCGCGCTATGGCAACGGCACAAGGATCATCTATTGAAAGGCGAACTGCCCGACTTTTTCCCGTACGACGACAGCGCGCGCTTCTGTATGCGCTATCCGGAACGCTTTGCCGATGCCGCCGGCCGTGCATCGCCCGCGCCGGATGCGCCAGCCGACGCGCGCAGCGTGAGGGCCGCGTGA
- a CDS encoding acyl-CoA dehydrogenase family protein has product MVLDQDHLMVRDALRTFVREAITPHAAAWDRERTFPQDVHRQLAELGAYGVLVPEAYGGAGMDALALALILEEIAAGDGGTSTAISVNNCPVCSILLTYGNDAQKRDWLTPLARGEMLGAFCLTEPQAGSDASALRTTATRDGDAYVLNGVKQFITSGKNGNVAIVMAVTDKAAGKRGISAFVVPTDTKGYVVARVEDKLGQHSSDTAQIIFEDCRVPAANLIGAEGEGYRIALSGLEGGRIGIAAQSVGMARAAFEAALSYAKERESFGAPLFSHQAVQFRLADMATQLEAARQLIWHAASLKDAGQPCLTEAAMAKLFASEAAERICSAALQIHGGYGYLSDFPVERIYRDVRVCQIYEGTSDIQKILIARGLG; this is encoded by the coding sequence ATGGTGCTTGATCAGGATCACTTGATGGTCCGCGATGCGCTGCGCACCTTCGTGCGCGAAGCGATCACGCCGCATGCGGCAGCGTGGGACCGCGAGCGTACTTTTCCGCAGGATGTGCATCGGCAACTCGCCGAACTCGGCGCGTACGGCGTGCTGGTGCCGGAAGCATACGGCGGCGCCGGCATGGACGCGCTGGCGCTCGCGCTGATTCTCGAAGAGATCGCTGCCGGCGACGGCGGCACCTCGACGGCCATCTCCGTCAACAACTGCCCGGTGTGCAGCATTCTGCTGACCTATGGCAACGACGCGCAGAAACGCGACTGGCTGACGCCGCTAGCGCGCGGCGAAATGCTCGGCGCGTTTTGCCTGACTGAACCGCAGGCGGGTTCCGACGCATCCGCGTTGCGCACCACCGCCACACGCGACGGCGATGCGTATGTGCTGAACGGCGTCAAACAGTTCATCACGAGCGGCAAGAACGGCAACGTCGCGATCGTGATGGCCGTGACCGACAAAGCCGCGGGCAAGCGCGGCATCAGCGCGTTCGTCGTGCCCACCGACACAAAGGGTTACGTTGTCGCACGAGTGGAAGACAAGCTCGGCCAGCATTCGTCGGATACGGCGCAGATCATTTTCGAGGACTGCCGCGTGCCGGCCGCGAATCTGATCGGTGCGGAAGGCGAAGGCTACCGGATCGCGTTGTCGGGGCTCGAAGGCGGCCGCATCGGTATCGCAGCGCAAAGTGTCGGCATGGCGCGCGCCGCGTTCGAGGCGGCGCTGAGTTATGCGAAGGAGCGCGAGAGCTTCGGTGCGCCGCTCTTTTCGCACCAGGCCGTGCAATTCCGCCTCGCCGACATGGCGACGCAACTCGAAGCCGCGCGCCAGTTGATCTGGCACGCCGCGTCGTTGAAGGATGCCGGCCAACCGTGCCTGACCGAAGCCGCGATGGCCAAGTTGTTCGCCTCCGAAGCCGCCGAGCGCATCTGTTCGGCCGCCTTACAGATTCATGGCGGCTATGGCTATCTGAGCGACTTCCCGGTCGAGCGCATTTACCGCGACGTGCGCGTGTGCCAGATCTACGAAGGCACCAGCGACATCCAGAAAATCCTGATCGCGCGCGGTCTTGGCTGA
- the can gene encoding carbonate dehydratase — MNTNASTPDNPLSHLFDNNEAWVARKLSEDPEYFSRLAHQQTPEYLWIGCSDSRVPANQIIGLPPGEVFVHRNIANVVVHTDLNCLSVIQFAVDLLKVKHIMVVGHYGCSGVGAALHGRRVGLADNWLHHVQDVRTKHAALIEEWPIGEARHRRLVELNAIEQVMNVCRTTIVNDAWARGQELTVHGWAYGVHDGKVRNLGMTIGEPGALDATYQKCVAAVSASGAHQAENDVVAADAAQLGDVPAIVEGVIKELKHE; from the coding sequence ATGAACACGAACGCTTCTACTCCTGACAATCCGCTCTCGCATCTGTTCGACAACAATGAAGCATGGGTCGCCCGCAAGCTGTCCGAAGACCCTGAGTATTTCTCGCGTCTCGCTCATCAACAGACGCCCGAGTATCTGTGGATCGGCTGCTCGGATTCGCGCGTGCCGGCGAACCAGATCATCGGCTTGCCGCCGGGCGAAGTGTTCGTGCACAGAAACATCGCCAATGTCGTCGTGCATACCGATCTGAACTGCCTCTCGGTGATCCAGTTCGCCGTCGATCTGCTGAAGGTCAAGCACATCATGGTGGTCGGCCACTACGGCTGCTCGGGTGTCGGCGCGGCGCTGCACGGCCGGCGCGTGGGTCTCGCGGACAACTGGCTGCATCACGTGCAGGACGTGCGCACCAAACATGCGGCGCTGATCGAGGAATGGCCGATCGGCGAGGCGCGTCACCGGCGTCTGGTCGAACTGAACGCGATCGAACAGGTGATGAACGTATGCCGCACCACCATCGTCAACGATGCGTGGGCGCGCGGCCAGGAGTTGACGGTACACGGCTGGGCGTATGGCGTGCATGACGGCAAGGTGCGCAATCTCGGCATGACGATCGGCGAGCCGGGCGCGCTCGATGCAACCTATCAGAAGTGCGTTGCGGCGGTGTCGGCCAGCGGCGCACATCAGGCAGAGAACGACGTGGTCGCCGCCGATGCGGCTCAGCTCGGCGACGTGCCGGCTATCGTCGAAGGCGTAATCAAGGAGCTTAAACATGAGTGA
- a CDS encoding IS701 family transposase, translating into MHSTAIAWERELEALHQRLGELFRRPEPRHRSLAYLKGLLGTVERKNGWQLAEWIGEETPDGVQHLLERAQWDADGARDVLREYVVEQLGERDAVLVVDETGFVKKGQHSAGVQRQYSGTAGRIENSQIGVFLCYAGRGGSAFIDRELYVPKAWTDDRVRCEAAGIPKAVEFATKPQLARSMLERALDAGVPCGWVTGDEVYGGDRHLRLWLESRGQSFVLAVAKNEPLWWQGPDYVRSDRIAEALPARAWRRLSAGAGAKGERLYDWALTPLWRLQITTEERRFGHYLLVRRSLDEQREHAYYVVYAPRSKATRQTLVNVAGRRWEIETGFEATKGECGLDQYEVRQWQGWYRHITLALLAHAALVTLRVRAKKNT; encoded by the coding sequence ATGCATTCGACGGCAATAGCGTGGGAGCGTGAACTGGAGGCGCTACATCAGCGGCTCGGAGAACTGTTCAGGCGACCCGAGCCCCGACATCGGTCTCTCGCTTACCTGAAGGGCCTGCTGGGCACAGTCGAGCGCAAGAACGGCTGGCAACTCGCCGAATGGATCGGCGAAGAAACGCCTGATGGCGTGCAGCACCTGCTCGAGCGGGCGCAATGGGATGCGGATGGCGCGCGCGATGTGCTCCGGGAGTACGTCGTTGAACAACTGGGCGAGCGCGACGCGGTGCTGGTTGTGGACGAGACCGGCTTCGTCAAGAAGGGGCAGCACTCGGCCGGTGTGCAACGCCAGTACAGTGGCACCGCAGGCCGTATCGAGAACAGCCAGATCGGCGTGTTCCTCTGCTATGCCGGTCGCGGCGGCAGCGCGTTTATCGACCGCGAACTGTATGTGCCCAAGGCGTGGACCGATGACCGTGTGCGCTGCGAGGCAGCGGGCATTCCCAAGGCGGTGGAGTTTGCAACGAAGCCGCAGCTCGCGCGCAGCATGCTTGAGCGGGCGCTGGACGCAGGTGTGCCGTGCGGCTGGGTCACGGGTGATGAAGTCTACGGCGGCGACCGTCACCTGCGGCTGTGGCTCGAGTCGCGCGGCCAGTCTTTCGTACTGGCCGTCGCGAAGAACGAACCCCTGTGGTGGCAGGGTCCCGACTACGTACGGTCCGACCGGATCGCCGAAGCCTTGCCGGCACGGGCATGGCGACGCCTGTCAGCAGGTGCCGGCGCCAAAGGCGAGCGCCTGTATGACTGGGCGTTGACTCCGCTGTGGCGTCTGCAGATCACCACAGAAGAGCGCCGCTTCGGGCATTACCTGCTGGTGCGGCGCAGCCTGGACGAGCAACGCGAGCATGCGTATTACGTCGTATACGCCCCGCGCAGCAAAGCCACACGGCAAACCCTGGTCAACGTCGCGGGCCGCAGGTGGGAAATCGAAACCGGCTTCGAGGCAACCAAAGGCGAATGCGGGCTCGATCAATACGAGGTACGCCAATGGCAGGGCTGGTACCGTCACATCACGCTGGCGCTGCTGGCCCATGCCGCGCTCGTCACCCTGCGGGTGCGCGCCAAAAAAAACACCTGA
- a CDS encoding SDR family oxidoreductase produces MKTVLIVGASRGIGQEFVRQYKKSGWRVLATARDGAALDALNALGAETFSLDVSAPEEVAALGWKLDGERLDAAILVSGVYGPRTEGIETITADDFDHVMHTNVRGPMQLMPILLPLVEEAGGVFAVISSKMGSIGDASGTTGWLYRASKAALNDALKLASLEAKRAACVSLHPGWVRTDMGGAQAAIDPARSVTGMREVLAQAAAAHDEFNGRFYQYDGTLLDW; encoded by the coding sequence ATGAAGACAGTGTTGATCGTCGGTGCGTCGCGCGGCATCGGCCAGGAGTTTGTACGGCAGTACAAAAAGAGCGGTTGGCGCGTGCTCGCCACTGCGCGCGACGGCGCCGCGCTCGACGCGTTGAACGCACTCGGCGCCGAAACTTTTTCGCTCGACGTGAGCGCGCCCGAGGAAGTCGCCGCGCTCGGCTGGAAGCTCGACGGTGAACGGCTCGATGCGGCGATCCTGGTGTCGGGCGTGTACGGCCCGCGCACGGAAGGCATCGAGACGATCACCGCCGACGACTTCGACCACGTCATGCACACCAACGTGCGCGGGCCGATGCAGTTGATGCCGATCCTGCTGCCGCTCGTCGAAGAGGCCGGCGGCGTGTTCGCGGTGATCTCGAGCAAGATGGGCAGCATCGGCGACGCGAGCGGCACGACAGGGTGGCTGTATCGTGCGAGCAAGGCGGCGTTGAACGACGCGCTGAAACTCGCGTCGCTGGAGGCAAAACGCGCCGCGTGCGTTTCATTGCATCCGGGCTGGGTGCGCACCGACATGGGCGGCGCGCAGGCGGCGATCGATCCGGCGCGCAGCGTCACCGGCATGCGGGAGGTGCTGGCGCAGGCCGCGGCCGCGCACGACGAGTTTAATGGCCGCTTCTATCAATACGACGGCACGCTGCTCGACTGGTAA
- a CDS encoding MBL fold metallo-hydrolase has translation MNALEHQLDYPFGDTLPDAGQAMEVAPGVFWLRMPLPFALDHINLWLLRDEIDGQQGWTVVDCGITSDTIKENWEKVFDSVLDGLPVLRVIVTHCHPDHIGLAHWICAGGDQKRWDVRLWMTLGEYMQARVMAAGDGSNAGGEGAARHFARHGVTDEESLEKLRNRKSYYASLVPAIPGQYRRLREADGVKIGGKTWHVVTGFGHSPEHCALFCEETGVLISGDMVLPRISTNVSVFDMEPEGTPLALYLESLGRYETMPEDTLVLPSHGKPFRGVRTRIRQLREHHDARLAEVREACAEKPQSAADIVPLMFKRQLDIHQMTFAMGEALAHLHLLWLAGELKRKQDADGVIRFSPA, from the coding sequence ATGAATGCACTCGAACATCAACTCGACTACCCGTTCGGCGACACCTTGCCGGACGCGGGCCAGGCGATGGAAGTCGCGCCAGGCGTGTTCTGGCTGCGCATGCCGCTGCCTTTCGCGCTGGATCACATCAACCTTTGGCTGCTGCGCGACGAAATCGACGGCCAGCAGGGCTGGACGGTGGTCGATTGCGGCATCACCTCGGACACGATCAAGGAGAACTGGGAGAAAGTGTTCGACTCGGTGCTCGACGGCCTGCCGGTGCTGCGCGTAATCGTCACGCATTGCCATCCCGATCACATCGGCCTCGCACACTGGATCTGCGCGGGCGGCGACCAAAAGCGCTGGGACGTGCGGCTATGGATGACGCTCGGCGAATACATGCAGGCCCGCGTGATGGCTGCCGGCGACGGTTCGAATGCGGGCGGCGAGGGCGCGGCGCGGCACTTCGCGCGCCACGGCGTGACCGACGAAGAGTCGCTTGAGAAACTGCGCAATCGCAAGAGCTATTACGCGAGCCTCGTGCCGGCGATTCCGGGGCAGTATCGCCGTCTGCGGGAAGCCGACGGTGTGAAGATCGGCGGCAAGACGTGGCACGTGGTGACTGGCTTCGGCCATTCGCCGGAGCACTGCGCGTTGTTCTGCGAAGAGACCGGCGTGCTGATTTCCGGCGACATGGTGCTGCCGCGCATTTCGACTAACGTGTCGGTGTTCGATATGGAACCGGAAGGCACACCGCTCGCGCTGTATCTGGAGTCGCTCGGCCGCTATGAGACGATGCCGGAAGACACGCTCGTGCTGCCGTCGCATGGCAAGCCGTTTCGCGGCGTGCGCACGCGCATCCGGCAATTGCGCGAGCATCACGACGCGCGTCTAGCCGAAGTGCGAGAGGCGTGCGCGGAGAAACCGCAGAGCGCCGCGGATATCGTGCCGCTGATGTTCAAGCGACAACTGGATATTCATCAGATGACGTTTGCGATGGGTGAGGCACTGGCGCATTTGCATCTGCTGTGGCTGGCGGGGGAGTTGAAGCGCAAGCAGGATGCGGATGGGGTGATTCGGTTTTCGCCTGCGTGA
- a CDS encoding ABC transporter substrate-binding protein, whose amino-acid sequence MRFKLLAAAVLFTAPALVLAKPLTVCTESSPDGFDVVQFNSLVTTNASADVIFNSLVSYDEAAKKVVPALADKWDVSADGLTYTFHLRPNVQFQTTDYFKPTRALNADDVVFTFDRMLNDSNPWHKVAGASGFPHAQSMGLPKLIKSISKVDDNTVKFELNAPDATFVSILTMGFASIYSAEYADQLLKAGKQVDLNSKPIGTGPFELKSYTKDAVIRYDVNPSYWGPKPKIDRLIYAITPDATVRAQKVKAGECQIALSPKPQDLAEAKGDKSLAIVQTPAFMTAFVALNTQKKPLDNQKVRAALNMAFDRTTYLKTVFDNTATPAVNPYPPNTWSYDKGVKGWPYDPAKAKKLLADAGYPNGFETTIWVRPNGSVLNPNPKAGAELLQADFAKIGVKADVKVIEWGELIKEAKLGQHDSLFMGWAGDNGDPDNYLSPLFSCNAVKSGINFARFCDQDLDKLIADGKATPDQAKRAKAYEQAQQIIHDQALWIPLGYPTAAAITRTNVSGYHVSPFGRQNFGAVSVQ is encoded by the coding sequence ATGCGCTTCAAACTGCTCGCAGCCGCCGTACTGTTCACGGCGCCCGCGCTCGTGCTCGCCAAACCGCTGACCGTCTGTACCGAGTCGAGCCCTGACGGCTTCGATGTCGTGCAGTTCAATTCGCTCGTCACGACCAATGCGTCGGCCGACGTGATCTTCAACTCGCTGGTCTCGTACGACGAGGCCGCGAAGAAAGTGGTGCCGGCGCTGGCCGACAAGTGGGACGTGAGCGCCGACGGCCTCACCTACACGTTCCATCTGCGTCCGAACGTGCAGTTCCAGACCACCGACTACTTCAAGCCCACCCGTGCTCTGAATGCCGACGACGTCGTCTTCACGTTCGACCGCATGCTCAACGACAGCAACCCGTGGCACAAGGTGGCGGGCGCGAGTGGCTTCCCGCATGCGCAGTCGATGGGTCTGCCGAAGCTCATCAAGTCGATCAGCAAAGTCGACGACAACACCGTCAAGTTCGAGTTGAACGCGCCCGACGCGACCTTCGTGTCGATCCTGACGATGGGTTTCGCCTCGATCTATTCGGCCGAATACGCCGACCAGTTACTCAAGGCCGGCAAGCAGGTCGATCTGAACTCGAAGCCGATCGGCACCGGTCCGTTCGAACTGAAGAGCTATACGAAAGACGCAGTGATTCGCTACGACGTGAACCCAAGCTACTGGGGCCCGAAGCCGAAGATCGACCGCCTGATCTACGCGATCACGCCGGACGCCACGGTGCGGGCGCAGAAAGTGAAGGCCGGCGAATGCCAGATCGCTTTGTCGCCGAAGCCGCAGGATCTCGCTGAAGCGAAGGGCGACAAGTCGCTCGCCATTGTGCAGACGCCCGCGTTCATGACGGCGTTCGTCGCGCTGAACACGCAGAAGAAGCCGCTCGACAACCAGAAGGTGCGCGCCGCGCTGAACATGGCGTTCGACCGCACCACGTATCTGAAAACCGTGTTCGACAACACGGCGACACCGGCCGTGAACCCGTATCCGCCGAACACGTGGAGCTACGACAAGGGCGTGAAGGGATGGCCGTACGACCCGGCGAAGGCGAAGAAGCTGCTCGCCGACGCAGGCTATCCGAACGGCTTCGAAACGACGATCTGGGTGCGGCCGAACGGCAGCGTGCTGAATCCGAATCCGAAGGCCGGCGCCGAACTGCTGCAAGCCGACTTCGCGAAGATCGGCGTGAAGGCCGACGTGAAGGTGATCGAATGGGGCGAGTTGATCAAGGAGGCCAAGCTTGGCCAGCATGATTCGCTCTTCATGGGCTGGGCCGGCGACAACGGCGATCCGGACAACTACCTGTCGCCGCTATTCAGTTGCAACGCGGTGAAGTCGGGGATCAACTTTGCGCGGTTCTGCGATCAGGATCTGGACAAATTGATCGCCGACGGCAAGGCAACGCCGGATCAGGCCAAGCGCGCGAAGGCGTATGAACAGGCGCAGCAGATCATTCACGATCAGGCACTGTGGATTCCGCTGGGGTATCCGACTGCTGCGGCGATCACGCGCACGAATGTGAGTGGTTATCACGTGAGTCCGTTTGGGCGGCAGAACTTCGGAGCGGTGTCGGTGCAGTAA